The Gadus macrocephalus chromosome 13, ASM3116895v1 genome includes a window with the following:
- the fam83e gene encoding protein FAM83D isoform X2, with protein MSNSHQQSLDEEAVFLPVTEACPEFLHCESERLAVERLMSVGPAAFYACLGAENLGGFLSQEEVNHISGWAHDYTVSRTQAVPEARGGEGGEEEGNGEDGGSSAARCLSSCYFPTHSDAPAPCLDLGWPERSIWPGRDCVKVLTNPPEEGQPSIREIVRRHLQQASQVIAIATDRLTDNVVIGDLHSAASRGVPVYIILNQRSTQEDCTPSMLRHPNMQVRVLGGKTFCSREGRMVVGQMKDNYILVDLETVIHGSYSLTWTDAHLHRHLVTLLSGPVVGSFDREFRILFAASLPVPEVRAAPLTVGDTTHYRMNESSDLWYPNRPLLGPLLSPPPPPPEGTPLDWEALGVFRRKSYPHDSPTDPSVEARERPTQNFAPFEKQPPVEDVFSRNITKRLDTRTQFSMTDSGFNSTTAEIPQRIGPKIEQVYNRNLVQDSQDVEDRKLFTNVERRKETTLKHEILKYSTNQRRDHTRTREALHEDGHVDADEMSFRAEKQPSSRKPLILRVPQNDNYSSLSDIMRRLQPQPSTSAQQKRGSKMAMSELSRSMMDLSAEPTQERGTAVPRLHANFFDPGRMTPAIALMKKRNDEVKVGLYRTPIYQPTARPRSSTFGMQTDWRRPGDRDAEMKN; from the exons ATGTCCAACTCCCACCAGCAGAGCCTGGACGAGGAGGCCGTGTTCCTACCTGTCACCGAGGCCTGTCCCGAGTTCCTCCACTGCGAGAGCGAGCGTCTGGCCGTGGAGAGGCTCATGAGCGTGGGCCCCGCGGCCTTCTATGCCTGCCTGGGAGCGGAGAATCTGGGCGGCTTCCTGTCTCAGGAGGAGGTGAACCACATCAGCGGATGGGCGCATGACTACACCGTGAGCCGGACGCAGGCGGTGCCGGaggccagggggggggaggggggggaggaggagggcaacgGTGAGGACGGCGGGAGCTCAGCGGCACGATGCCTGTCGTCCTGCTACTTCCCCACTCACTCCGACGCCCCCGCCCCCTGTCTGGACCTGGGCTGGCCCGAGAGGAGCATCTGGCCCGGCCGGGACTGCGTCAAAGTCCTCACCAACCCGCCGGAGGAAGGGCAGCCGTCCATCAGAGAGATCGTCAGAAGGCATCTGCAGCAGGCTAGCCAG GTTATTGCCATAGCAACAGATAGGTTGACGGACAACGTGGTAATAGGTGACCTCCACAGCGCTGCTTCTCGAGGGGTCCCTGTTTATATCATACTGAATCAGAGGTCCACGCAGGAGGACTGCACACCCAGCATGCTTCGGCATCCG AACATGCAGGTTCGCGTTCTTGGAGGGAAAACGTTCTGCTCGAGGGAAGGAAGAATGGTGGTCGGGCAGATGAAAGACAACTATATCTTGGTAGATCTAGAGACAGTTATCCACGGCAGCTACAG TCTTACCTGGACAGACGCCCACCTGCACCGGCATCTGGTCACGCTCCTCAGCGGCCCAGTGGTCGGGTCTTTTGATCGAGAGTTTCGCATCCTGTTTGCCGCCTCGCTCCCCGTGCCGGAGGTCCGTGCGGCCCCCCTGACCGTGGGCGATACCACCCATTACCGAATGAACGAGTCATCAGACCTCTGGTACCCcaaccgccccctgctgggacCCCTCctaagcccccctcccccgccgcccGAGGGGACCCCTCTGGACTGGGAAGCCCTGGGGGTCTTCCGCCGGAAAAGCTACCCCCATGACAGTCCCACTGACCCGTCGGTGGAAGCCAGGGAGAGGCCTACACAGAACTTTGCGCCATTCGAGAAACAGCCACCCGTCGAGGATGTGTTTTCACGGAACATAACTAAACGTCTGGATACaag AACACAATTCTCGATGACAGATTCAGGTTTCAACTCCACTACCGCTGAAATACCACAGAG GATTGGACCCAAAATTGAACAGGTCTATAACAGAAATCTCGTCCAAGACAGCCAGGATGTGGAAGACAGGAAATTGTTTACGAATGTGGAGCGTAGGAAAGAGACAACCTTAAAGCACGAAATCCTCAAGtattcaaccaatcagagacgAGATCACACAAGAACCCGGGAAGCCCTTCACGAAGATGGACATGTTGACGCGGATGAGATGAGCTTCAGAGCTGAGAAGCAGCCATCTTCTAGA AAACCTTTGATACTTAGGGTGCCCCAGAATGACAACTACAGCTCTCTGAGTGACATCATGAGGAGGCTGCAGCCTCAGCCGAGCACCTCGGCACAGCAGAAGAGGGGATCCAAGATGGCCATGTCGGAGCTCAGCAGATCCATGATGGACCTCAGTGCAGAACCAACTCAAGAGAGGGGAACAGCAGTGCCGAGGTTACATGCCAAT TTCTTTGACCCAGGTCGCATGACACCGGCCATCGCCTTGATGAAGAAAAGGAATGATGAAGTGAAGGTCGGACTGTATCGGACACCAATCTATCAGCCCACTGCGAGGCCTAGGAGTTCCACTTTTGGAATGCAAACGGACTGGAGGAGACCGGGTGACAGGGATGCCGAGATGAAGAACTAG
- the fam83e gene encoding protein FAM83D isoform X1: MSNSHQQSLDEEAVFLPVTEACPEFLHCESERLAVERLMSVGPAAFYACLGAENLGGFLSQEEVNHISGWAHDYTVSRTQAVPEARGGEGGEEEGNGEDGGSSAARCLSSCYFPTHSDAPAPCLDLGWPERSIWPGRDCVKVLTNPPEEGQPSIREIVRRHLQQASQVIAIATDRLTDNVVIGDLHSAASRGVPVYIILNQRSTQEDCTPSMLRHPNMQVRVLGGKTFCSREGRMVVGQMKDNYILVDLETVIHGSYSLTWTDAHLHRHLVTLLSGPVVGSFDREFRILFAASLPVPEVRAAPLTVGDTTHYRMNESSDLWYPNRPLLGPLLSPPPPPPEGTPLDWEALGVFRRKSYPHDSPTDPSVEARERPTQNFAPFEKQPPVEDVFSRNITKRLDTRDKLREKNTPGANKARETQFSMTDSGFNSTTAEIPQRIGPKIEQVYNRNLVQDSQDVEDRKLFTNVERRKETTLKHEILKYSTNQRRDHTRTREALHEDGHVDADEMSFRAEKQPSSRKPLILRVPQNDNYSSLSDIMRRLQPQPSTSAQQKRGSKMAMSELSRSMMDLSAEPTQERGTAVPRLHANFFDPGRMTPAIALMKKRNDEVKVGLYRTPIYQPTARPRSSTFGMQTDWRRPGDRDAEMKN, translated from the exons ATGTCCAACTCCCACCAGCAGAGCCTGGACGAGGAGGCCGTGTTCCTACCTGTCACCGAGGCCTGTCCCGAGTTCCTCCACTGCGAGAGCGAGCGTCTGGCCGTGGAGAGGCTCATGAGCGTGGGCCCCGCGGCCTTCTATGCCTGCCTGGGAGCGGAGAATCTGGGCGGCTTCCTGTCTCAGGAGGAGGTGAACCACATCAGCGGATGGGCGCATGACTACACCGTGAGCCGGACGCAGGCGGTGCCGGaggccagggggggggaggggggggaggaggagggcaacgGTGAGGACGGCGGGAGCTCAGCGGCACGATGCCTGTCGTCCTGCTACTTCCCCACTCACTCCGACGCCCCCGCCCCCTGTCTGGACCTGGGCTGGCCCGAGAGGAGCATCTGGCCCGGCCGGGACTGCGTCAAAGTCCTCACCAACCCGCCGGAGGAAGGGCAGCCGTCCATCAGAGAGATCGTCAGAAGGCATCTGCAGCAGGCTAGCCAG GTTATTGCCATAGCAACAGATAGGTTGACGGACAACGTGGTAATAGGTGACCTCCACAGCGCTGCTTCTCGAGGGGTCCCTGTTTATATCATACTGAATCAGAGGTCCACGCAGGAGGACTGCACACCCAGCATGCTTCGGCATCCG AACATGCAGGTTCGCGTTCTTGGAGGGAAAACGTTCTGCTCGAGGGAAGGAAGAATGGTGGTCGGGCAGATGAAAGACAACTATATCTTGGTAGATCTAGAGACAGTTATCCACGGCAGCTACAG TCTTACCTGGACAGACGCCCACCTGCACCGGCATCTGGTCACGCTCCTCAGCGGCCCAGTGGTCGGGTCTTTTGATCGAGAGTTTCGCATCCTGTTTGCCGCCTCGCTCCCCGTGCCGGAGGTCCGTGCGGCCCCCCTGACCGTGGGCGATACCACCCATTACCGAATGAACGAGTCATCAGACCTCTGGTACCCcaaccgccccctgctgggacCCCTCctaagcccccctcccccgccgcccGAGGGGACCCCTCTGGACTGGGAAGCCCTGGGGGTCTTCCGCCGGAAAAGCTACCCCCATGACAGTCCCACTGACCCGTCGGTGGAAGCCAGGGAGAGGCCTACACAGAACTTTGCGCCATTCGAGAAACAGCCACCCGTCGAGGATGTGTTTTCACGGAACATAACTAAACGTCTGGATACaag AGACAAGCTACGGGAAAAAAACACTCCAGGTGCTAACAAGGCTCGAGA AACACAATTCTCGATGACAGATTCAGGTTTCAACTCCACTACCGCTGAAATACCACAGAG GATTGGACCCAAAATTGAACAGGTCTATAACAGAAATCTCGTCCAAGACAGCCAGGATGTGGAAGACAGGAAATTGTTTACGAATGTGGAGCGTAGGAAAGAGACAACCTTAAAGCACGAAATCCTCAAGtattcaaccaatcagagacgAGATCACACAAGAACCCGGGAAGCCCTTCACGAAGATGGACATGTTGACGCGGATGAGATGAGCTTCAGAGCTGAGAAGCAGCCATCTTCTAGA AAACCTTTGATACTTAGGGTGCCCCAGAATGACAACTACAGCTCTCTGAGTGACATCATGAGGAGGCTGCAGCCTCAGCCGAGCACCTCGGCACAGCAGAAGAGGGGATCCAAGATGGCCATGTCGGAGCTCAGCAGATCCATGATGGACCTCAGTGCAGAACCAACTCAAGAGAGGGGAACAGCAGTGCCGAGGTTACATGCCAAT TTCTTTGACCCAGGTCGCATGACACCGGCCATCGCCTTGATGAAGAAAAGGAATGATGAAGTGAAGGTCGGACTGTATCGGACACCAATCTATCAGCCCACTGCGAGGCCTAGGAGTTCCACTTTTGGAATGCAAACGGACTGGAGGAGACCGGGTGACAGGGATGCCGAGATGAAGAACTAG
- the emp3a gene encoding epithelial membrane protein 3 has translation MVLLLLCVTVMHLVTLALLLIATLEKSWWVWSDSEVTDLWYKCFHDNTTDEWLCATNEIDWLHSIQALMVLSVVLSSISFLVFVGQLFTLSTGGLFYLTGLCQTFSGFAAFAACLIFTFRRKEILDDVRDLSTGHFGYCFIMAWVCVPLLLLSGVLYVHLRKKQ, from the exons AtggtcctgctgctgctgtgtgtaaCCGTGATGCACCTGGTCACTCTGGCCCTGCTCCTCATCGCCACCCTGGAGAAG TCCTGGTGGGTTTGGAGCGATTCGGAAGTCACAGACCTGTGGTATAAATGTTTTCATGATAACACAACCGATGAGTGGTTGTGCGCAACTAATGAAATTg ACTGGCTGCACTCTATCCAGGCCCTGATGGTGCTTTCAGTGGTTCTCTCCTCAATATCCTTCCTGGTGTTTGTGGGTCAGCTGTTTACTTTGTCCACTGGGGGGCTCTTCTACCTCACAGGCCTCTGCCAAACCTTCTCAG GTTTCGCCGCCTTCGCTGCCTGCCTTATCTTCACTTTCCGGCGGAAGGAGATCCTGGACGACGTCAGAGATCTGAGCACGGGCCACTTCGGCTACTGCTTCATCATGGCCTGGGTGTGCGTGCCACTGCTTCTCCTCAGCGGGGTCCTGTACGTTCACCTGCGTAAGAAGCAgtag
- the LOC132471042 gene encoding alpha-1,3-galactosyltransferase 2-like isoform X1, with protein MRIPFDMNQYLLRWVLCILMLLFIIYCTPSTVSILKRPTPMKAHSRGRNLLDYSTDITLDLWYRTDVQTHTSWGAPIMWEGIFQADLYDQTHRTNRSSVALTVFAVGRYLDAYLGAFLNSSERHFMVGLPVRYYIFTDLPEKVPDLQLGPQRSLEIIRVEGHSRWQDISMARMKTIADTIESVIRHSSTHVFCMDVDQVFTARFGSEALGDLVALLHAYYYNLPKGRYTYDRNPQSSAFMVTGDFYYHAAVFGGSCASVKALAEVCYQGILRDMENGVEALWHDESHLNKYFWLHRPSKVLSPEYCWDPVIGQKSDIRVARLLWAPKNYKELRPNV; from the exons ATGAG AATACCCTTTGACATGAACCAATATCTTTTGAGATGGGTCCTCTGTATCCTAATGCTACTCTTCATTATTTACTGCACTCCTTCCACTGTCAG TATTTTGAAAAGGCCGACCCCTATGAAAGCACATTCTAGAGGGAGaaacctcttggattacagtaCAGACATCACCTTAGACCTTTG GTACAGAACGgatgttcaaacacacacaagctgggGAGCTCCCATCATGTGGGAAGGCATATTCCAGGCTGATCTGTACGACCAGACTCACAGGACAAATCGATCGTCTGTGGCGCTCACTGTGTTCGCCGTGGGCAG GTACCTGGACGCCTACCTCGGGGCCTTCCTGAACTCCTCCGAGCGTCACTTCATGGTGGGTCTCCCGGTGAGGTACTACATATTCACAGACCTGCCCGAGAAGGTGCCTGACCTCCAGCTGGGCCCTCAGCGAAGCCTGGAGATCATCAGAGTGGAGGGCCACTCCCGTTGGCAGGACATCTCCATGGCCCGCATGAAGACTATCGCGGACACCATTGAGTCTGTCATCCGTCACAGCAGCACCCACGTCTTCTGCATGGACGTGGACCAGGTGTTCACGGCCAGGTTCGGCTCGGAGGCTCTGGGCGACCTGGTGGCCCTGCTCCACGCCTACTACTACAACCTCCCCAAGGGGAGGTACACGTACGACCGCAACCCGCAGTCCAGCGCCTTTATGGTGACGGGGGACTTCTACTACCACGCGGCCGTGTTCGGAGGCTCCTGCGCCAGCGTGAAGGCCCTGGCCGAGGTCTGCTATCAGGGGATCCTGCGGGACATGGAGAACGGCGTGGAGGCACTGTGGCACGACGAGAGCCACCTCAACAAATACTTTTGGCTGCACAGACCCAGCAAGGTGCTCTCCCCAGAGTACTGCTGGGACCCAGTCATTGGCCAGAAGAGCGACATACGTGTGGCCAGGCTACTCTGGGCGCCAAAGAATTACAAAGAACTGCGCCCCAATGTCTAA
- the LOC132471042 gene encoding alpha-1,3-galactosyltransferase 2-like isoform X2 — protein MWEGIFQADLYDQTHRTNRSSVALTVFAVGRYLDAYLGAFLNSSERHFMVGLPVRYYIFTDLPEKVPDLQLGPQRSLEIIRVEGHSRWQDISMARMKTIADTIESVIRHSSTHVFCMDVDQVFTARFGSEALGDLVALLHAYYYNLPKGRYTYDRNPQSSAFMVTGDFYYHAAVFGGSCASVKALAEVCYQGILRDMENGVEALWHDESHLNKYFWLHRPSKVLSPEYCWDPVIGQKSDIRVARLLWAPKNYKELRPNV, from the exons ATGTGGGAAGGCATATTCCAGGCTGATCTGTACGACCAGACTCACAGGACAAATCGATCGTCTGTGGCGCTCACTGTGTTCGCCGTGGGCAG GTACCTGGACGCCTACCTCGGGGCCTTCCTGAACTCCTCCGAGCGTCACTTCATGGTGGGTCTCCCGGTGAGGTACTACATATTCACAGACCTGCCCGAGAAGGTGCCTGACCTCCAGCTGGGCCCTCAGCGAAGCCTGGAGATCATCAGAGTGGAGGGCCACTCCCGTTGGCAGGACATCTCCATGGCCCGCATGAAGACTATCGCGGACACCATTGAGTCTGTCATCCGTCACAGCAGCACCCACGTCTTCTGCATGGACGTGGACCAGGTGTTCACGGCCAGGTTCGGCTCGGAGGCTCTGGGCGACCTGGTGGCCCTGCTCCACGCCTACTACTACAACCTCCCCAAGGGGAGGTACACGTACGACCGCAACCCGCAGTCCAGCGCCTTTATGGTGACGGGGGACTTCTACTACCACGCGGCCGTGTTCGGAGGCTCCTGCGCCAGCGTGAAGGCCCTGGCCGAGGTCTGCTATCAGGGGATCCTGCGGGACATGGAGAACGGCGTGGAGGCACTGTGGCACGACGAGAGCCACCTCAACAAATACTTTTGGCTGCACAGACCCAGCAAGGTGCTCTCCCCAGAGTACTGCTGGGACCCAGTCATTGGCCAGAAGAGCGACATACGTGTGGCCAGGCTACTCTGGGCGCCAAAGAATTACAAAGAACTGCGCCCCAATGTCTAA
- the LOC132471071 gene encoding alpha-1,3-galactosyltransferase 2-like: MWEGIFQADLYDQTHRTNRSSVALTVFAQGRYLDAYLGAFLNSSERHFMVGLPVRYYIFTDLPEKVPDLQLGPQRSLEIIRVEGHSRWQDISMARMKTIADTIESVIRHSSTHVFCMDVDQVFTARFGSEALGDLVALLHAWYYNLPKVLYTYDHNPQSSAFMVTGDFYYHAAVFGGSCASVKALAEVCYQGILRDKENGVEALWHDESHLNKYFWLHRPSKVLSPEYCWDPVIGQKSDIRVARLLWAPKNYKELRPNV, from the exons ATGTGGGAAGGCATATTCCAGGCTGATCTGTACGACCAGACTCACAGGACAAATCGATCGTCTGTGGCGCTCACTGTGTTCGCCCAGGGCAG GTACCTGGACGCCTACCTCGGGGCCTTCCTGAACTCCTCCGAGCGTCACTTCATGGTGGGTCTCCCGGTGAGGTACTACATATTCACAGACCTGCCCGAGAAGGTGCCTGACCTCCAGCTGGGCCCTCAGCGAAGCCTGGAGATCATCAGAGTGGAGGGCCACTCCCGTTGGCAGGACATCTCCATGGCCCGCATGAAGACTATCGCGGACACCATTGAGTCTGTCATCCGTCACAGCAGCACCCACGTCTTCTGCATGGACGTGGACCAGGTGTTCACGGCCAGGTTCGGCTCGGAGGCTCTGGGCGACCTGGTGGCCCTGCTCCACGCCTGGTACTACAATCTCCCCAAGGTGCTGTACACGTACGACCACAACCCGCAGTCCAGCGCCTTCATGGTGACGGGGGACTTCTACTACCACGCGGCCGTGTTCGGAGGCTCCTGCGCCAGCGTGAAGGCCCTGGCCGAGGTCTGCTATCAGGGGATCCTGCGGGACAAGGAGAACGGCGTGGAGGCACTGTGGCACGACGAGAGCCACCTCAACAAATACTTTTGGCTGCACAGACCCAGCAAGGTGCTCTCCCCAGAGTACTGCTGGGACCCAGTCATTGGCCAGAAGAGCGACATACGTGTGGCCAGGCTACTCTGGGCGCCAAAGAATTACAAAGAACTGCGCCCCAATGTCTAA